One region of Streptomyces rishiriensis genomic DNA includes:
- a CDS encoding RidA family protein produces MTAIDSYSHGVSGEREFGFAQAIKVEHTVYVSGQLSHDDEGNFLYADDFEAQTAQVFANLEKVLAHYGATRNQVVSETQYIVDLPKYNNAMAAANLAYFGDHRPTSSTIGVASLFFPGQLIETNFVLDTRLPA; encoded by the coding sequence ATGACTGCCATCGATTCCTACAGCCACGGCGTCTCGGGCGAGCGCGAGTTCGGCTTCGCCCAGGCCATCAAGGTCGAGCACACGGTCTATGTCTCGGGCCAGCTCTCCCACGACGACGAGGGCAACTTCCTCTACGCGGACGACTTCGAGGCCCAGACCGCGCAGGTCTTCGCCAACCTCGAGAAGGTCCTCGCCCACTACGGCGCCACCCGCAACCAGGTCGTCTCCGAGACCCAGTACATCGTGGACCTGCCGAAGTACAACAACGCGATGGCGGCCGCCAACCTGGCCTACTTCGGCGACCACCGCCCCACCAGCAGCACCATCGGCGTGGCCTCGCTGTTCTTCCCCGGTCAGCTCATCGAGACCAACTTCGTCCTCGACACCCGTCTGCCCGCCTGA
- a CDS encoding SRPBCC family protein, which produces MAQAYWSSVFTSSADQTWAVVRQFNGLPDWHPAIRASEITGGGNGLTPGAVRLLTGVDGSIYRERLVGLDEVDRKLSYEIVEAPLPVRGYRSTLHVQPVADTGGAFLSWRATFDPAQGTTAQEAATVLEAAYAPALAGLHMLLA; this is translated from the coding sequence ATGGCGCAGGCGTACTGGAGCTCCGTCTTCACCAGCTCCGCAGACCAGACATGGGCGGTCGTCCGGCAGTTCAACGGTCTGCCCGACTGGCACCCGGCCATCCGGGCGAGCGAGATCACCGGGGGCGGCAACGGGCTTACCCCTGGTGCGGTCCGCCTTCTCACCGGGGTGGACGGCAGCATCTACCGGGAACGGCTCGTGGGCCTGGACGAGGTCGACCGGAAGCTGAGTTACGAGATCGTCGAGGCACCGCTGCCGGTCCGCGGCTACCGCTCGACGCTGCACGTCCAGCCCGTCGCCGACACCGGCGGCGCCTTCCTCAGCTGGCGCGCCACCTTCGACCCGGCCCAGGGCACCACCGCCCAGGAAGCCGCCACGGTCCTCGAAGCGGCCTACGCCCCCGCCCTCGCAGGCCTCCACATGCTCCTCGCCTGA
- a CDS encoding NADH:flavin oxidoreductase/NADH oxidase, which produces MSSLFTPLTLRSLSIPNRVWMSPMCMYSAAPEGPDTGAPTDFHLTHLASRAAGGAGLVMAEATGVRPDGRISPWDLGLWNDRQQESFTRITAAIRAHGAVPAIQLAHAGRKASVDKPWLSDRYLSESEGGWRPVAPSAIAYDGLAVPHELTVEEIQQLVRDFADSARRALAAGFQVAEVHGAHGYLINSFLSPAANHRTDTYGGSFGNRIRFALEVVDAVRAVWPEDLPVFFRASATDWLTENPEDTREGWTGDDTVRLTKELQARGVDLLDVSTGGMVRDARIVAGPNYQVPFATQARQSTGIPTAAVGIITEPKQAQEILTSGQADAVFLGRELLRNPYWAQHAALTLGAEPNWPDQYAYVVKRPKH; this is translated from the coding sequence GTGAGTTCCCTGTTCACCCCCCTCACCCTGCGATCCCTGTCGATACCCAACCGGGTCTGGATGTCCCCGATGTGTATGTACTCCGCCGCCCCCGAGGGCCCGGACACCGGTGCGCCGACCGACTTCCACCTCACCCACCTGGCCTCGCGCGCCGCCGGCGGTGCGGGCCTGGTCATGGCCGAGGCCACCGGCGTGCGGCCCGACGGGCGCATCAGCCCCTGGGACCTTGGCCTGTGGAACGACCGCCAGCAGGAGTCGTTCACCCGCATCACCGCGGCCATCAGGGCCCACGGCGCCGTCCCGGCCATCCAGCTCGCGCACGCCGGCCGCAAGGCGTCGGTGGACAAGCCCTGGCTGTCCGACCGCTACCTGAGCGAGTCCGAGGGCGGCTGGCGGCCCGTCGCCCCCAGCGCGATCGCCTACGACGGACTCGCCGTCCCGCACGAGCTGACCGTGGAGGAGATCCAGCAGCTCGTACGCGACTTCGCGGACTCCGCGCGGCGCGCGCTGGCCGCCGGATTCCAGGTGGCCGAGGTGCACGGCGCCCACGGCTACCTGATCAACTCCTTCCTCTCCCCGGCCGCCAACCACCGCACCGACACCTACGGCGGCAGCTTCGGGAACCGCATCCGCTTCGCCCTGGAGGTGGTCGACGCCGTCCGCGCCGTATGGCCCGAGGACCTGCCGGTGTTCTTCCGCGCCTCGGCCACCGACTGGCTGACCGAGAACCCCGAGGACACCCGCGAGGGCTGGACCGGGGACGACACCGTGCGTCTGACCAAGGAACTCCAGGCCCGCGGCGTCGACCTGCTGGACGTGTCCACCGGGGGCATGGTCCGCGACGCCAGGATCGTCGCCGGACCCAACTACCAGGTCCCCTTCGCCACCCAGGCCCGACAGTCCACCGGCATCCCCACCGCCGCCGTCGGCATCATCACCGAGCCGAAGCAGGCGCAGGAGATCCTCACCAGCGGGCAGGCCGACGCGGTCTTCCTCGGCCGCGAACTGCTCCGCAACCCCTACTGGGCCCAGCACGCCGCGCTCACGCTCGGCGCCGAGCCGAACTGGCCGGACCAGTACGCCTACGTGGTCAAGCGCCCCAAGCACTGA